GCGGAGCCGTTTCGTAAAGCCAATGCTGTGCTGCTATACACAAATGCGGCGCCTGATTCGGTATTACATGCGATGGCCGAAAACCTCCGTCGCCGCGGCTTCGAAACTGCTGAATAGGATGATCATCATCTGGTGACAGTACCCGGCATAGAAACCGGCAGCCAAGGCTGGCCGCTAGTCATTCGGGCGGAGCGCATGGCTGGCGGCGTGGTGCTCACGGGAACATACCGCATGGAAGAATTAGCCGGTCGGCCCGAGTTTGCTGCCGAATTTTTAGGATTCGAATGGTCGCCGGCCAAAAGCAGTTTCAGGCAAGTCGAGAAAACAGCTCGCCTTGTTGGCCGCGGCACCGTTAAGTACAGCCGACGCAAGTAGCATTTCCAGTTTCAGCCAAAAGCCCCGGCAGAGCAAATCTGTCGGGGCTTTTGTTAGAGTTCAGCTGGAAAAATAAGCTACTTCGCCGGTGTCGAGTTCGACTCCAGCATCTGGAACAGCTCGTCAAGCTTAGGCGTGAGGATAATCTCGGTGCGGCGGTTCAGGGCCTTGTTCTGGGGCGAGTCGTTTTTGGCGACGGGCACGTACTGCGAGCGGCCCGATGCCGTAACGCGCTCGGGCTGCACGCCACCTACGGTTAGCAGGCGCGCAATTTCGGTAGCACGCAGGGCCGAGAGGTCCCAGTTGTCGGCCATGCCGGCGGTGCCTTTCAGGATGGGCACGTTATCGGTGTGGCCTTCTACCACCACGTTCACGTCGCGCTGGTCTTTCAGCACGCCGGCCAGTTTGGTAAGCGCCTCCTGGCCTTTCGGGTCGACTTTGGTGGAGCCCGACTTGAACAGCAGCTGCTCCGACAGCGACACGTACACCTTGCCGTCCTTTACCTGCACCTGCAAGTCGCTGGCCTTAAACGAGAGCAGGGCATTGCTTACCTTGGCTTTGAGGGCGTTTACGGCAGCGTCTTTCTCGGCCAGGGCCTTTTCGAGCTCGGCCAGCTTCGCCTCGCGCGACTTCACGTCGGAAGCCAGCTTGTCGATTTCGTTGCGGCTTTTGTTGAGGTTGTTGGCCAGGTCGCCCAGCTCGGCCTCGCGGCGGGCCAGGTCTTGCGCTACCTTTTGGTAGTCGGCATTCTTGTTGGCCAGCACCTTTTCGTTGTTCTTCAGCAGCTTGTCGTAGGTGTCGCTCAGCTCGCGGTACAAGCCTTGGGTGCGGCGCAAAATGGTGCCGGTTTGGGCCGAGTCGTTTACGAGGCGCTTGTTTTCGAGGCGCAGCGCACTCAGCTCCTCGTTGGCTTTCTTCAGCTCGGCCACCGCGTCGCGGGCCTGGCGCTCGGCCGATTCGCGGGCTTGTTCGGTGGCCTCGTGGCGGGCCTTCAGGTCGTCAAACTTTTTGGAGGCAACGCAGCTGGGCAGTGCCGTGCCAGCCAGGATTAAAGCGGCCAGCAGCAGGGGAGAGGTTGACTTCTTCACAGACAAAATTGGGCAAAACACGTCGGCCGCCAGGCCGAACATACGGCCTTGGCAAGGTAGCTTTTTTAGCGGCAGCAAGCCCCAAAGAGGCCGCGGAATATGCGCCCGGACGGTGCCTGGCTGTGGGCGGGCCTGTTCACCTAGGGCCAGCCGGCATAATGGTTTGCGGTGGCCATTGCCAGCTAAACACTCGTTCGTTTCCGGCCCGCCAGAACGGATTCGGCCTATATATTTGCGGCATCGTTCTATTTCCCATTCCCACCCTTTCACCCCATTTTCAATGGAAACGAGCACCCTCCAGGTAAGCGCCGAAGTTGACGCGCTGCTCCAGCACGAGTGTCAGACCATCACCAAGGACCAGATTCACCAGCCGGGTCCCGACTTTATCGACCGTTGCTTTCTGCAGTCGAACCGCTCGCCGCAGGTGCTGCGCAGCCTGGGCCAGCTCTACAACTCGGGCCGGTTGGCCGGCACCGGCTACATGAGCATTCTGCCCGTCGACCAAGGCATCGAGCACACGGCCGGCGCCTCGTTCGGCCCGAACCCGATGTACTTCGACCCCGAAAACATCATCAAGCTGGCTGTTGAAGGAGGCTGCAACGCGGTGGCTACCACCTTCGGCACGTTTGGTACGGTGGCCCGCAAGTACGCCCACAAAATCCCGTTCCTGGTTAAAATCAACCACAACGAGCTGCTGACCTACCCCAACAAGTTCGACCAGATCATGTTCGGCTCGGTGGAAGAAGCCTGGAACCTGGGCGCTACGGCCGTGGGGGCTACCATTTACTTCGGTTCCGAGGAGTCGGGCCGCCAGATTCAGGAAGTGGCCGCCGCCTTCGAGCGCGCCCACGAGCTGGGCATGGCCACGGTGCTGTGGTGCTACACCCGCAACAACGCCTTCAAAAACGGCGACAAAGACTTCCACGTGTCGGCCGACCTCACCGGCCAGGCCAACCACCTGGGCGTAACCATCGGGGCCGACATCATCAAGCAGAAGCTGCCCGAAAACAACGGCGGTTTCTCGACCTTGAAGTTCGGCAAAACGCACAAGGCCATGTACGAAACCTTGTCGTCGGAAAACCCCATCGACCTAGCGCGCTACCAGGTGGCCAACTGCTACATGGGCCGCATCGGTCTCATCAACTCGGGCGGCGAGAGCAAAGGCGCTACCGACCGCGAAGAGGCCATCCGCACGGCCATCATCAACAAGCGGGCCGGGGGCCAGGGCCTGATTTCGGGCCGCAAAGCCTTCCAGCGCCCCTTTGCCGAAGGCGTAGACCTGCTGAACGCCATTCAGGACGTGTACCTCGACGAGCGCATCACGCTGGCGTAAGTTTTTTGGGCCGATAGCTGCTGGCTGTTAGCTGTTAGCTTTCTTTGCAGAAAGAAAGCGACGCTGGCAGCCAGCAGTTTTCTTTGTTTGCGCAACTTAAAAGAGCAGTTTCAATAAGCTAGCAGCCAGCAGCTGATAGCTAATAGCTTACGACACAATGGCTTGGTTTAAGCGTCAGGAGAAAGGCATCATCACCCCCACGGAGCAGAAAAAGGAGACCCCCGACGGCCTCTGGTACAAGTGCCCGGAGTGCGGCACCGTGAGCGACATGGGCGAACATCGTCGGCTCCTGTATACGTGCGCCAAGTGCAACTACCACGACCGCATCGACTCGGCCGAGTACTTTGAGGTGCTGTTTGACAACAACCGCTTCGAGGAGCTCGACGCCGATTTATCGTCGGGCGACCCGCTCCACTTCGTCGATACCAAGCCGTACCCGCAGCGCATCAGCTCAACGCAGTGCGCCACGGGCCTGAAGGACGCCGTGCGCACCGCACACGGCCAGATCAACGGCCTCGACCTGGTAGTGGCCTGCATGGATTTTAAATTCATCGGTGGCTCGATGGGCTCGGTAGTGGGCGAGAAGATTGCCCGCGCTATTGACTATGCCCGCAAAAACCGCATTCCGTTCCTGATGATCAGCAAATCGGGTGGGGCGCGCATGATGGAGGCCGGCTACTCGCTGATGCAAATGGCCAAAACCTCGGCCAAGCTGGCCTTGCTGGCCGAAGCCGGCGTGCCTTACATCTCCTTGCTCACCGACCCTACCACCGGCGGCGTTACGGCCTCGTACGCCATGCTCGGCGACTTCAACATCTCGGAGCCCGGCGCGCTGATTGGCTTTGCCGGACCTAGGGTTATCAAGGAAACCATCGGCAAGGACTTGCCCAAGGGTTTCCAGAGCGCCGAGTTCGTGCTGGAGCACGGCTTCCTCGATTTCATTGTGGATCGGAAGCAGCTGAAGCAAAAGCTCAGCGACCTGCTCACGATGCTGCGCCCGGCCGAGGTGCCCGCCGACCCGGCCCGCGCCTAGGTCGAGTTCGGCACGCTTGTTGGTAAACCCCGTTTGGCTCTGTGCGAGAGCCAAACGGGGTTTGCTGCTTTCAACCCGTTGTTCGGCCAGACGAACACCTTGCGGAAAGGCAGCCTTTATTAACCCTACTCTATATTCATCCGAACATTTTCGGGCTGAATGCAGTAAGTACCGGGAAAAGACAATCTGGCTAAGTCTCTCAACTCATTCCAAACATACGTTCATGAAATCTTTCAAATCCCTTCTGGCGCTACTGATGGTGTTTACCATGCTGTTCAGCGCGTGTCAATCTTCGCGTCCGGCCGCTGGTGGCAGCACCGGCAGCACCAGCACCGGCAACGACCTGCCCTCCGGCAATGGCTCGGGCGAGCGTAAAACCGGCATGAGCAAAACGGCCAAAGGCGGCATTATCGGCGCCGGCGCCGGTGCCGTGGCGGGTGGTGTGCTGGGCCGCGTAATCGGCGGCAAAAACGGTACGGCTGCGGGCGCCATTATTGGTGCTACCGTGGGTGGTGCTTCGGGCGCCATCATCGGCCGCAAAATGGATAAGCAAGCCGAAGAGCTGCAGCGCGACATGAAGAATGCCCGCGTTGAGCGCGTAGGCGAAGGCATCAAGATTACCTTCGATGCCGGTATCCTGTTCGATACCAACAAGTCGGACTTGCGTGCGGCTTCGGTACAGGAAATCGACAAGATGGCTGAGGTGCTGAAAAAGTACCCCGACACGAACGTTATCGTGGAAGGCCACACCGACAACACCGGTTCGGATGCCATCAACCAGCCGCTGTCGGAGCGCCGCGCCCAGGCCGTTGCCAACGAGGCAATTGCCAAAGGCGTAGAAACGGGCCGCATCACCACCAAGGGCTACGGTTCGTCGCAGCCGGTGGCCGACAACACCACGGCTGAAGGCCGCCAGGCTAACCGCCGCGTTGAAATTGCCATCTTCGCCAACGAAAAGATGAAGAAGGCAGCCGAGCGCGGCGAACTGTAAGCCAGCCGCTGCCAGAGCACTTTATCGCAAAGAAGGCCGCACCTGGGTGCGGCCTTCTTTTTTGTATGCCGTTCAGGCTGTAGCACATACCTGCGCCGTTGTGTAACCTAGGGCGTATGAGTCTGCGTTTAAAGTCCTATAAAACCTGGATTGGTCAATGTCATTGACTTAGTATCCATTTAAACCAGAACTCCCATGAAACTTCATAAAGCTATTGTTGCCGCCGTTCTTTCGGTTACGCTGTTGGGCGGCGCTACGGTAACTGCCGAGGCGCAGGTTACCAAACCCAAAACCTGGAGCAAGAAAGGCAAAGGCGCTGCTGTTGGCGCCGGTGCCGGCGCCGTAACGGGTGCCGTAATTGCCGGTAAAGGCGACCGGGGCAAAGGGGCCCTCATCGGGGGCGCTGCCGGTGCGGTAGGCGGTGCGCTTATCGGCCGCAAAAAGGATAAAAAGAAAGACCCGCAGCGCTACGAGCAGTACACGCGCAAGGACTAAGCTGCGGCACCTTGTCCTAGGTGCTTTTCAGCAAAAAGGCCACTCCGCTTGCGGGGTGGCCTTTTTGCTGGAGCTTAGCGGCAACTTTTGGCTTATGGGCGCGTTCAAGGGCTCGGCTCGATGGTGGCTGCCGTACGCAAGCCCGGGGCCCAACGGCCATCGGCAAGCCGGGTACCTAGGGAAAACCAAAGCGCCGCAAAATAGAGCCTGCGCTGAGCTACAAAAATAAATGCCTGAAATTCAGGGCTTGCAGGTGAATATTGTGCCGGTAGCCTGTTTTTGGCAAGGAGGTTGCCTTAAACCAAACAAGCCAGCAGGCAAGGCCCAAACGCCCACTCTGCGTTAAGTTTGCACGCTGGCCCACATTCCGAAACTCAACAACCCAATTCCATACCCATGAACAAGCTCCGTTCGACGTTTGCCTTTTTGCTGGCACTCGTGCTGCTGATGACCTCTACGCTCTCGCAGGCTCAAACTACTACTCCCACTGCCAAGAAGCCGATGAGCAAAACGGCCAAAGGCGCCATTATTGGTGGCTTGGGTGGTGCTGCCGGTGGTGCGGTACTGGGCCGCGTAATTGGCGGTAAAAAAGGCACGGCTGCTGGCGCTGTAATTGGTGCTGCTGTAGGTGGCGGTGCCGGCGCCCTGATTGGCCGCCGCATGGACAAGCAAGCCGAGGAGCTGCGCCGCGACATGGCCGGTGCCAAAGTTGAGCGCGTAGGCGAAGGCATCAAGATTACCTTCGACTCGGGTATCCTGTTCGCCAAGAACTCGTCGACCCTGACCTCGACCGCCCAGAACAACATCCAGACGCTGGCCGAAACCCTGAAGAAGTACGGCGACACCAACGTACTGATCGAAGGCCACACCGACAACACCGGTTCCAACGCCATCAACGACCCGCTGTCGGTACGCCGCGCCCAAGCCGTTGCCAACTACGCCATGAACCAGGGCGTGGAGTCGTCGCGCTTCGAAGTGAAAG
The sequence above is drawn from the Hymenobacter sp. YIM 151858-1 genome and encodes:
- a CDS encoding class I fructose-bisphosphate aldolase; the encoded protein is METSTLQVSAEVDALLQHECQTITKDQIHQPGPDFIDRCFLQSNRSPQVLRSLGQLYNSGRLAGTGYMSILPVDQGIEHTAGASFGPNPMYFDPENIIKLAVEGGCNAVATTFGTFGTVARKYAHKIPFLVKINHNELLTYPNKFDQIMFGSVEEAWNLGATAVGATIYFGSEESGRQIQEVAAAFERAHELGMATVLWCYTRNNAFKNGDKDFHVSADLTGQANHLGVTIGADIIKQKLPENNGGFSTLKFGKTHKAMYETLSSENPIDLARYQVANCYMGRIGLINSGGESKGATDREEAIRTAIINKRAGGQGLISGRKAFQRPFAEGVDLLNAIQDVYLDERITLA
- a CDS encoding OmpA family protein, which produces MKKSTSPLLLAALILAGTALPSCVASKKFDDLKARHEATEQARESAERQARDAVAELKKANEELSALRLENKRLVNDSAQTGTILRRTQGLYRELSDTYDKLLKNNEKVLANKNADYQKVAQDLARREAELGDLANNLNKSRNEIDKLASDVKSREAKLAELEKALAEKDAAVNALKAKVSNALLSFKASDLQVQVKDGKVYVSLSEQLLFKSGSTKVDPKGQEALTKLAGVLKDQRDVNVVVEGHTDNVPILKGTAGMADNWDLSALRATEIARLLTVGGVQPERVTASGRSQYVPVAKNDSPQNKALNRRTEIILTPKLDELFQMLESNSTPAK
- the accD gene encoding acetyl-CoA carboxylase, carboxyltransferase subunit beta; this encodes MAWFKRQEKGIITPTEQKKETPDGLWYKCPECGTVSDMGEHRRLLYTCAKCNYHDRIDSAEYFEVLFDNNRFEELDADLSSGDPLHFVDTKPYPQRISSTQCATGLKDAVRTAHGQINGLDLVVACMDFKFIGGSMGSVVGEKIARAIDYARKNRIPFLMISKSGGARMMEAGYSLMQMAKTSAKLALLAEAGVPYISLLTDPTTGGVTASYAMLGDFNISEPGALIGFAGPRVIKETIGKDLPKGFQSAEFVLEHGFLDFIVDRKQLKQKLSDLLTMLRPAEVPADPARA
- a CDS encoding glycine zipper domain-containing protein produces the protein MKLHKAIVAAVLSVTLLGGATVTAEAQVTKPKTWSKKGKGAAVGAGAGAVTGAVIAGKGDRGKGALIGGAAGAVGGALIGRKKDKKKDPQRYEQYTRKD